The following DNA comes from Hordeum vulgare subsp. vulgare chromosome 3H, MorexV3_pseudomolecules_assembly, whole genome shotgun sequence.
tcctacgagcacgaacacctatcatggtgatgtccatctacgagggggatttcagatctacgtacccttgtacattgcacaacagaagcgttaataaacgcggttgatgtagtggaacatcctcacgtccctcgatccaccccgcgaaccataccacgaaccgtcccgtgatccgtcccgcgaaccgtcccacgaaccgtcccgcgatccgtcccacgatccgcttcgatctagtgtcgaacggacggcacctccgcgttcagcacacgtacagctcgacgatgatctcgtccttcttgatccagcaagagagacggattggtagatgagttctctgacagcgtgacagcgctccggaggttgatggtgatctaatctcagcagagctccgcagaaacgcgatctagagaaaaaaccgtggaggtatgtggtcgggctgccgtggcaaagttgtctcaaatccgccctaatacctttgtatagataggtgggaggggaggggccttgccttgaggctcaaggatccccaagggggtcggccgaaggggggaggaggaatcctcctccaatcctagtccaactaggattggaaggtggagtccttctcttccttcccacttcccctttttttcttgtctctttgattttttcttatcctgcgtaggggccttcttgggcttgcccaccagcccactaagggctggtgcggcacccctcaggcctatgggcttccccggggtgggctgccccccccccccccccggtgaacatccgaaacccattcgtcattcccggtacattctcggtaattccgaaaacttttcggtaatcaaatgaggtcatcctatatatcaatcttcatctccggaccattccggaaaccctcatgacgtccgtgatctcatccgggactccgaaaaacattcggtaaccaaccatataactcaaatacgcataaaacaacgtcgaaccttaagtgtgcagaccctgcgggttcgagaactatgtagacatgacccgagggactcctcggtcaatatccaatagcgggacctggatgcccatattggatcctacatattctacgaagatcttatcgtttgaacctcagtgccaaggattcatataatcccttatgtcattccctttgtccttcagtatgttacctgcccgagattcgatcgtcagtatccgcatacctatttcaatctcgtttaccggcaagtctctttactcgttccgtaatacaagatcccgtgacttacactaagtcacattgcttgcaaggcttgtgtgtgatgttgtattaccgagtgggccccgagatacctctccgtcacacagagtgacaaatcccagtcttgatccatactaactcaagggacaccttcggaaatacctgtagagcatctttatagtaaccagttacgttgcgacgtttgatacacacaaagtattcctccggcttcagtgagttatatgatctcatggtcataggaataaatacttgacacgcagaaaacagtagcaacaaaatgacacgatcaacatgctacgtctattagtttgggtctagtccatcacatgattctcccaatgacgtgatccagttatcaagcaacaacaccttgtacatagtcaaaagaccctgactatccttgatcaactggctagccaactagaggcttcctagggacagtgttttatctatgtatccacacatgtatctaagtcttcattcaatacaattatagcatggataataaacgattatcttgatacaggaattatagtaacaacttatttatcattgcctctagggcataattccaacagggagctagttacatatctctccatgttatagctgttacatgatgaatcatatccgtcatactcatccatcaccgatccactgcctacgagtcttttactactggttctcgctacgttactttgttcaggcttgtcccttgctacaagagggattgggccactctgatgttactttgctgctgctgctactgttgttccttgctactccgctgttacttgtcgcaagatcttttccgacactgttgtcggggaagaatagttactcgcctacgtgcaacctactggcgccatcgatacaacagttaggaatagtctgccttgtcaatagatcgtttctggcaccgttgttatcatactactttgctactgatactttgcttgcagacactaatctttcaggtgtggttgaatgtgacacactcagctgctaatacttgagaatattcttttgctttccctttggcgaaccaacaaatttgggttgaatactctaccctcgaaaactcttgtgatcccctatacttgtgggttatcagtgtacGCGTGTGGGATGAGTacgaacaagaggaatttgacctacttgCGTTGctatttgtaaccatcaacgattagcgtgctctcagtaacctttcaggccagacaaacaagggataccacgtatgcacacactgtttagatgccaccgacaatatatatttggacaaatgcaggaagaatgtgtacctgaggtatcgtcgatttcttccaaccaaccatcaatgtcgaaagaaaggaaagcatgacaaaggtgaggcagatcatcgaaagaagcccgccctccgtactggtgatcacatacttgatatggttaatgatttacaagtaatctttggaaagggtcctggcggactatctgttccgaCTCATGatgcgggacacgcacccatgtggaagaagaaatctatattttgggacctaccctattggaaagacctagaggtccgctctacaatcgacgtgatgcacgtgacgaagaatcttcgcGTGACCCttctaggcttcttgggagtgtatggggaGACAAAAGATTCACCGaaggcacgggaggaacatcaacatgtgcatgaaaaagacggcatgcatccaaagcagtatgaaggtcctgccagctacgctcttaccaaagaagataagtaaatcttctttgaattcctgctcagtatgaaggtcccgtctcgcttctcgttgaatataaagggaataataaatatggcacatAAAAAGTTtcggaacctaaagtctcatgactgcacgtgattatgacgagctgcttccggttgcattgaggggtatTCTACCAGAAAACGTTCGATTATCCATTATGAATCTATGTGCAtttctcaatgcaatctctcagaaggtgatcgatctagAAATCCTGcgaaggttaaggagtgatttggtgaaATGTCTTattagtttcgagctggtgtttccaccatccttcttcaatatcatgacgcacgtcctagttcatccagtcgacgagattgtcgttCAGGGccttgtatttctacacaatatgttctcctttgaaaggttcatgggagtcttgaacaaatatgttcgtaaccgcgctagacgagaaggaagcatctccatgggccatcaaacagaggatgtcattgggttttgtgttgacttcattcctaaccttaagaagattggtctccctcaatcgcggtatgaggggagaccggCTGGAAAAGGCACGTTAGGAGAGGACTCAATAAAATGGATGGACGaacattcttggtctcaagcacgctacacagttctacagaattctaccttggtgaccccgtatgtcgatgaacacaaaaaTATTCTGTGCTTCAAACACCTGGAGCActgtgacgactggattacatatgAACATATCAGGACTTTCGGCAGGTGGTTGCAAAAATGTCTCAGGGATGACAACATTGTTTttgatgagctgtactcgttggccaggggaccatcAGACCATCTTTTGATTAGCTATACATGATTGCCCCAGATCAACAtgacaccaaccaaaacagtgatgTCCACTTTGATGCAGCAACTAAGAGCGGaaatgacacatattatggttacatagtggacatatgggaacttgactatggacatgatttcaaggtccctttgtttcagtgcaaatgggtcaatctgtcaggaggcggggtacaggtagacccacagtacggaatgacaacagtggatctgaacaatcttgggtacacagatgaaccattcgtcctagccaatgatgtggtgcgggttttctatgtgaaggacatgtctaccaaaccgagaaaaagaaaaggtaaggaagcgaatacatcatacaatgagccaaagcgccacatggttctttcaggaaaaagagacatcatgggattggagggcaagacagacatgtctaaAGATTAtgagaagtttcatgaaattcctcccttcaaagtcaaggctgacccaagcaccatgttaaacgatgaagattatccatggttacggcgcaataagcaaaggacacaagcgaagaaaaagtgaagactttctctccacGACTAGAATGATGATGCCTTTGATCTAGAATATCACTGCAGTTAcatgtgaagaaatgaaatgccttttgtaacagatgagttttcatccaaaaccctgatacttcgaaagagattgtccgttttgtacacgaagtgcctccagtttttgttgtaatcctctctactttttagcacatgctatgttgctgaaataatgataccatgccaactttcaaccttttcagagttcatttatagtgcttttcaatttcagggtcatttagctaaaaaaaatagtaaatgcatgaaaaatatcaaatgaagtcagaaagggttgaaaattgatgacgtggctttgaatgatgcattttgaacacaaaaaagtctggagttcaaataagttcaaaaaaatgaaatccctttgtaacaaatgagttttcgtctgaaaccctcatacttcgaaagagattgtctgttttgtacacaaagtgcatccagtttttgccgtaaccctctcaacttttttgcacatgctatgtaggtgaaatgatgataccatgccaacttttaaccttttgagagttcatttgtaatgcttttcattttcagggtcgtttagctcaaaaaatgaactaatagaaaaaagaatgaaatagaaaacttttatgaaactctaatagcaaaagaatgaattaaaaataatcaattaaaatattcggttatgatcaactaaaacaaaactataatattcttcaatagcaaaaagaatcaactaaaaagcttttataaaactctaatagcaaaaagaatcaagtgaaaagcttttataaacctctagtatttttgatactacaattatataaaatttatgcaactaaaattatcaaagtatgttttgttcaaaacattaatagcaaaaacaattttcataaagtattttttgttagaaactttaataacaaactaaaatagcagaatctgtttttgattcaaacacccatttaaaataacctaaaaattaccaaattGGATATAATGGTAAAACACAttaatattaaatagcaggaaaaagagtcactcaaaaatctatttttaaagtaaagttattcacaaactagtgattcacacaaatttcaaagaattcaaatttaaactattcaaatttgaaaactaatggcactaATAAAAGGTTTATAATTTTTGTGAtctaaagcaaaaaagaatcactcaaaaactcTAAGTATTTAGGTGTAGGTAGAaactaaagaaaataaataaatcaaaaaaaCAATACAAAAATACTGGAAAAAAATGCCGCCTACTCGGATCAGTTagttgggccaggatgcaggcctagTAGGCCCACATGCAAAGAGACGCGTTTAGGCCCGTAGGCCTGCATTAGAGAGGAGAaaaattcggttaccaacatcaatagctCAACTATAcccaaaatgtcaccgaaccttaagtgtgcagaccctgcgggtttgagaactatgtagacatgaccaagacactctccggtcaatatccaatagcgggacctcgacgtccatattggatcctacatattctacgaagatcttatcggttgaacgtctatgtcaaggattcacacaatcccgtatatcattctctttgtccttcggtatgttacttgcccgagattcgatcgtcgatatgaccatacctatttcaatctcgttactgacaagtctctttactcgttccgtaatacaatatcccgtggctaaatctttagtcacattcttgcaaggcttgtttgtgatgttgtattactgagtgggccctgagacacctccccgtcacacggagtgaaaaatcccagtattgatccatgctaactcggtggacaccttcggagatacacaaggtattcctccggtgtcagtgagttacatgatctcatggtcataggaatgtatacttgacatgcagaaaacaatagcgacaaaatgacacgatcatatgttatgtttataatttgggtcttgtccatcacatcattctcctaatgatgtgatcccgtcatcaactgacaacacttgtctatggctaggaaaccttaaccatccttgatcaacaaactagtcaactagaggctcatctagggacattgttttgtctatatatccacacatgcatttatgtttccattcaatacaattatagcatggataatagacaattatcttgaaacaagaaatataataactattttattaatgcctctaggacatatttccaacacctgcgCTGGAAGAAGATCTCCAGGAGGTCCATCCCATTCACACCCTTCCGGATCAAGGAAACCGCCGCTATCATCAAGATATCTGCGtcggtcttctcctccttggacAAGGTCAAGGTGGGAGCCGAGTGCATCCTATGGACAGTATAGGGCGGGAGGCCCGAGTGACCCTCGCCGACTAGGACATCTCGGAAATAAAACCAAGCATCCCGTCAGTTCTTCACCGAGTCCGAGAAACTCATCTCGTGGAAGCTACTCTTGCCCCTGAGATGAATGCCTAAGCCACCACAAAGCTGCGCTACATTGGTTCTTCCCCCAAAGGAGGAACACTTCTTCATGGTCATCACTTGACACGTGAACAAGcacttgaacaaaccccaatgcggGTGACACCCGAGGAAATTCTCACATAGAGACACAAATGCTGCTAGATACGAGACAACATTGGGGGGCAGGTGGTGGAGGTGAGCcccgaagaaagcaagaaaagctGGGGAAAAGGGGTGCGGAGGCAGAGAAAAATCTCTCTCGACCTTCGACGTCGCTCCCTTCACCATGTTGGTCGGCGGAGAGGTCGGGACCAGGAATCGACGGAGGCCGCCGACGGTTCTTGTTTTTGGTGGCAAGAGGAGGAAGCGGAGATGGAAAGAACCCGATTCTGCGGCACAGTCTCCTCTCTCTTCCGCCTCACGCATTTAATACCCAACGACAAGATTCCCCATCGAGTACATCGCCGGCCCAAGGAAGATCTGCAATATCTCGAGGATGGCGTGCACTGTAACATAACAACGACATCACAGGCGTGGGAATCGGGGTGTCACCCCACTACTTCCACTACATGCGTCTCCGCCGAAACTGCCGACCACGCGCGCGCTCCCTCAATTCAAAAGATGCGAAAGAAACCGTCCCGCCTCATATCCCGAATGGATTCCGTATCCGCGGCGTGAGACGAGGCGAGCCGAATGTTCTTTTCGCTCCCCCCCTCCGTTGGGCCCCGATCATTCGGGGGATCAATGAGGACGACCTGATCATCCTTGCCTCAATGCGAGAGGGGATCCGTCCCAACTCGCCGATTGTGCACGCAGAGTTCAGAACTCTCATTCGCCCAACCCGTGGAATCTATCTTCTCGAAAGATAGTCGATCACTACCGACTACAGGCATGCCTGTATGACCAAGCAGTTGGAATTCGTCACTCTTGAATCCGTCGAGGTATGTCGAGAGTCCGAATGACGTAGCCCCTAGATGCATCCCAATAATATCCAAAGCGTCAGAGACATTgaaggaagtcattcactcggtcTACAAAACCTCAACTGATTCGGGGGctaggggttgtacattaggagtAGGCCTACAGACCTGCTTCCCTAGGCCCACCTACAACCCCTTACGGACATcagtgtccttaaagtcaccTGTGTAGCCTCAACCTCACTCGGTACGACATACCGTCACTCGGCCTGCCTGGATTCACTCGGATCACCTTGTATCAGTCAGATGCTTCCTTGCACTCGGACCACAGCAAGGCGAATGCACCAAAGAGGCtgcaacggctaaggacttaatccatcacatgaagtgcagtgaaggcCCGTGTTACGAGTAACGCTCGAGTTATAGCTTTGATTTCTAGTAACTTCCGTAGTTATTAGCAGTAATTGTCCTTCTAATGAAGCTCGGCCGgccgtggcgcactctatataagccactccctggATCCAACTCAAGGGTTCAGCACCTTGTAATCTTtcataccccataagaaaacatcagcctcGGGGCtcaagacgtagggttgttaccattTTCGAGttgggcctgaactcgtacatccgagtgtatccgctgcgcctagttagacttcgccccttCGTTCGTGCGcctaggtactattgtcagggtcattcccacAACAACGATGACCGACCCTTGAAGCGTCAAGCATCCCGCTTGCAGCAACGACACTCGACCCTTGCAATTAACACGTCCTTTGTCTGCCTTGCAACAGTGGTACGAGCCATTGCGACATTGTGTCTCTCTTGCAGCAATGGAGTTTATCCTTGGAACATCGAGCATCCCTCGCGCAGAAACGGGTGATCAACCATTGCAACGTCCCGTGCATCGCCTTACAACAGCGGTGTCGTCCATTGAACCAACATGTGTGTCGCGTGCTGCAACGGGGTCGACCCCTGCAACGTCCAACATCTTGCTGACAACAACAATGGTCGACCCTTATAGCGTCATGTGCCTCATGTTGTAGCAATGGTACGTGTTATTGCAGCGACGAATGACCCCTTGGAGCAACGACACCCGACCCTTGCAATTCACACGTCCTATGCTCGCCTTGCAATAGTATCACCGACCACCACAACATTGTGTCTCCCGCTTGCAGCAATGGAGTCGACCCTTGCAAGATCAAGCACCCGTCATGCAGCAACGAGTGACCGACCCTTGCAATGCCCCGCAAATCGCCTTACAAGAGGGGTATCATCGATTGAACCATCATGTGTGTCGCGTGCTACAACGAGGTCGACCCTTGCAATGTTTGACATCTCACATACAACAACGACGGTCGACCCTTGATGTTGCAGCAACAATACACCACATTGCAATGGCGGTCAATCCTTGCTGCATCTCAACTTGCAGCAACAAGAATGAGCCGTGCAACAACCGATGACTAGCCCTTGCAGGGTGGTATGTCAGTCTTATAAGTCATGTGTCCGGTGTGCCAGGTTGCAACATCGTTGCCTAAGCCTTGTAGGGACGCCCTGATTGCACCAACATGTCAACAAGTTATTTAGTATTTATGTTGGCAATACCAATGCTTCTTTAGCCGTCCTAATTCATTTTTCTAACTAATGTTGGCCAATTCATGGGCAATCAAAAGCTCCACCAAATTTTTGGCTAGCCAGGTGCACCATTGAATGAATTACTCTGCTACTTCACCACACAATTCAATCTTCTTCGGGTTCTGGAAGCAcagtttccttcttcttcctatgATGCCTAACGTTCGCTTTTGAAAAGCGCAGCAAGTCTGAAACTTCTGTAAGCTGGAATAACTCAACAAAGATTCCCAGACCAAGAGCTTCTTTAGCTGGCCACATCATCGTCTTTTTCAGATTTATTTAGGTacacaagtaccagttcctgaacTGAGAACACCTACGTACAGTAACCATGAGCACTTGCGACAACAGTGAAACTCAAATGGAGGATTTATTCAGAGTTCGGTACATGTGAACTTTCACATGACCTCATTAAGCTGGATGAGCATCTTGTAGAGACCTGGTGTGTTCACTGAGGATTCGGCGGGCGGTTATTTGCGGCGAAAAGCCTAGCTCCCCACACAAGAAGCTCCTTACTAGTGTCATCCATGTGCACAATTACCTCTATAAAGCACAGGCTGTCCTTGTTAGGTCCCAGGGATGCCTCAATTGCCTCCTTCAGTTCCTCCTCCGTTCGAACCTATATATACAGACAAGGGTGTGAAATCTCGTCGCAATGCCGTATAAATACACACTGCAATGAATTGCGTCACCAACCTTTGCAGTATAGCATTTTCCCTCGCCGTTATGGAATGCTTCCACCAAGCCCGTGTAGTTCCAATTCTTGATGATGTTGTAAGGACCGTCATGGATCTTCACCTCGATGGTGTAGCCACCGTTGTTTATGAGGAAGATGATGTTGTTCTGTCCCCACCGGAGCATcgtcgacacttcttgtgccgtcaCCTATATACCAGTCCAATGAAAAAATTTGTTAGCTAGTACATATTTTGATAAGTTTGAAATATAAAGTAAGATAGAACGTTTGGTGATTCTGATTTCCTTTTTGTACCTGAAAGCTGCCATCTCCAATGAGGGAAATGACTCGCTTATCCTTAGCAGCCTGCGCATATCCCAGAGTAGCCCCAACCGACCAGCCAATTGACCCATATTGCAGCTGACATTCATACCTGCCAATAGAAAATGGTGTTAAATTGAAAAAAAATACGAAGGGAATACCTATTGACACAattagcatggcttgtgagttgtCACCAGTGTAAAAAATAGTCTATATTTTTATCGTTCATTTTGAAACATGTTAAGAACCTTGGATGAAGCACACTGATAGTATTGCCCCACCAATCGATGACGCATCACGGGTTATTTCATTCAAAGTTCAAACTACTATGAGGGCATTTTATCACTTTTTCCCGGATAAATAATTAATGAGTTTGCAGAATACCAGAAGAAAACATATTACCGAGTATTCATCAACTATACCTAAAAAACAGAAATACTAAGAGGACGGGTGTGATAAACAGACAATGCGGGGAGTTTCAAACCAATAAAAGAAGTCATAGGCCCAAGTTAGTTAGAGCTCTGAAACATTTAATTTCAGGGGAGCTAGCTTACCCACAGCCTTGTGGTAGTTTTAGCTTCTGGCAGTTAAACCATGAGTCCCCGGTCTCTACTATAACAGCTGTGTTGCCAGACAACATTTTCTGAATATGGTTGAAGAACACATTCACTCTCAAAGGCTCTTCAGGCTGAGAGGGACGGGGTTCTCCCTGAGGCACAAAAATCCGACTATGTATCTCGCACGCGGCCGTGTTCTTCTTGAGCCGGGTAGCAAGTGCACGCAGGAAGTCCTTCATCAGAACACACCCAAATGCAGGCCCATTCCCGATCACCACTCGGTCCGGCTGGACAAAGATGGCCTTCTCCTTGTTGAGTAGCAGCGAGTACCCAACCGAGCTGTGGTCGTTGAATAACGGGCCGGCAAACAAGTATGCATCAGCCGACTCCACAATCTCAGCACAGAATGGAGTGCTCACAGCACCCCAGTACGTGCCGATGAACCTGGGGTGGTGCTCTGGCACAAGCCCCTTGGCAGAAGGCATCGCCGCGAACGGATAACCGCATGCATCGGCAAGCTCTAGGAAGGCTTTGCGTGCTTTGGCCACCCTCATCTTCGCTCCCGCAACGAGGACCGGCTTGGCCGATTTGTTCAAGAATGCCGCAGCGGCTTCCACCGCTGCTTCCAGGCTCATCTGGTTTGACAGTCTAGCAAA
Coding sequences within:
- the LOC123439470 gene encoding pyruvate decarboxylase 1-like; the encoded protein is MSLHANHHQATLPAVAMDIGSAPSQDDAPAAATPREATLGRHLARRLAEVGARDVFAVPGDFNLTLLDELEAEQPSGGGVRLVGCCNELNAAYAADGYARARAGGVGACVVTFTVGALSAINAVAGAFSENLPVVCISGGPNSNDYGSNRILHHTIGLPDFSQELRCFQNVTCYQAVVNNLDDAHEQIDTAISTALKESKPVYISISCDLPSIPHPTFSRHPVPFFLSPRLSNQMSLEAAVEAAAAFLNKSAKPVLVAGAKMRVAKARKAFLELADACGYPFAAMPSAKGLVPEHHPRFIGTYWGAVSTPFCAEIVESADAYLFAGPLFNDHSSVGYSLLLNKEKAIFVQPDRVVIGNGPAFGCVLMKDFLRALATRLKKNTAACEIHSRIFVPQGEPRPSQPEEPLRVNVFFNHIQKMLSGNTAVIVETGDSWFNCQKLKLPQGCGYECQLQYGSIGWSVGATLGYAQAAKDKRVISLIGDGSFQVTAQEVSTMLRWGQNNIIFLINNGGYTIEVKIHDGPYNIIKNWNYTGLVEAFHNGEGKCYTAKVRTEEELKEAIEASLGPNKDSLCFIEVIVHMDDTSKELLVWGARLFAANNRPPNPQ